The genomic interval TGAGTGGCGGTGGATGCTGCCACCGTCCTCTTGTTATTGGGCGACCGGATCAGGATCCGGCTGCAAGCCTGAAAAAGGGTCTCGCCCTGGGGGCTCGTCTTCAAATCTGATAGTCGGGATAGAGCTGCGCATGCCGGGCCACCAGGCGCACCCCCTGGCCGGGGGCGAAGGCACGGGCGGCCTCCTTGCTCAGCTCGGCCTCGTAGTGAGCGCCCCTGGTCTCGCCATCCCCGCGCAACTCCACCCGGATCCGCGGCCCCATGGGCAACAAGCGGGTGATGGTGGCGCTGATGCCACCCGGTGCATCCGCCGGCAGTATCTCCAGCTCGTGGGGGCGCACATAGGCAATGGCCGCACTGCCCTGTGCCAGCTGGGAGCTGATGGGGCCCCCCAGCTGCTGCTCACCTATGCCGAGCCCCTGCCCGGCCACCCGGCCACGGAACAGGTTCACGCTGCCGAGGAAGCTGTGCACGAAGGCGGTGGCGGGCTGGTCATAGACCTCGGCCGGGGTGCCGATCTGCTCGACCCGCCCTGCGTTCATCAGCACCACCCGATCCGCCACCTCCAGCGCCTCCTCCTGATCGTGGGTCACGAACAGGCTGGTGACGTGCAGCTCGTCGTGCAGCTCCCGCAGCCAGCGGCGCAGCTCCTTGCGCACCTGGGCGTCGAGGGCGCCGAAAGGCTCGTCCAGCAGCAGCACCTTGGGCTGTACCGCCAGGGCGCGCGCCAGGGCGACCCGCTGGCGCTGACCGCCGGAGAGCTGGGTCGGATAGCGTCCGGCCACGTGGCTGAGCTGCACCAGATCCAGCAGCTCCTTGACCCGGGCTCGGATGGCCTCCTCGGCCGGTCGCTCGGCGCGCGGCTTGACCCTCAGGCCAAACGCCACGTTCTCGAACACCGTCATGTGCCTGAACAGGGCGTAGTGCTGGAACACGAAACCGACGTTGCGCTCGCGCACGTGGAGATCAGAGGCATCCTCGCCACGGATGATGACGTTGCCGCTGTCGGCCTGCTCCAACCCGGCGATGATCCGCAGCAGTGTGGTCTTGCCGCAGCCGGAGGGGCCGAGCAGCGCCACCAGTTCACCGTCGTGAAAATCGAGGTTGATGTCGGCCAGGGCCGCGTACTGATTGAAATGCTTGTTGAGTCGTTGAACCTGAATGCTCATGGCTGCCTCTCTAAACCGTTAAACCGGATTCATGGTTATCCGGGCTGACCTGCCGGCAGGCAGGCCAGGCCATATCAATGGGACTGGGTGGGCTGAGCGCGCAGCCGGGCCAGCAGGGTCTCCCCCAGCAGGGTGAAGATCCCGAACAGGGCCAGCAGGCTCGCCACCGCGAAGGCGGCGCCGGTCTGGTACTCGTTGTAGAGGATCTCGATGTGCAGCGGCAGTGTGTTGGTCTGGCCGCGAATATGGCCGGAGACCACGGAGACGGCACCGAACTCCCCCACAGCACGGGCGGTACAGAGCAGCAGGCCATACATCAGGCTCCAGCGGATGCCGGGCAGGGTGACCCGCCAGAACATCTGCAGGCCGCTCGCCCCCAGCATGATGGCGGCTTCCTCCTCTTCCGGCCCACGGGCCTCCATCTGGGGCAGCAGCTCGCGCACCACGAAGGGCACAGTGATAAAGGTGGTCGCCAATATGATCCCCGGAGTGGCGAAGATGATCTTGATGTCATGCTCGCTAAGCCAGTCGCCGAACCAGCCGCGGCTGCCGAACATCAGCACGAACATCAGCCCCGCTATCACGGGCGACACCGAGAACGGCAGATCGATGATGGTAATGAGCAGTTGTCGGCCCGGGAAACGGAAGCGGGCTATGGCCCAGGCGGCGGCCAGCCCGAACAGCAGATTGAGGGGCACGGAGCAGAGGGTCACCAGGGCGGTCAGGCCGAGGGCGCTCAGGGCATCCGGCTCGCTGATGGCATGCCAGAAGAAGGCGAGGCCCGGGCTCAGTGCCTGGATAAAGACGGTCGCGAGCGGCAGCAGCAGCAGGGCGGCGAACCAGCCGAGTCCGACGCTGATCAGCAGCCACTTGACCCAGACGGGCTCACGGGTCACGGCAGGCTGGCGCACCTGAGTGACAGGGGCCCCATCGAGGGCCAGGTCCAGGCTTGCGTTGGATGCATTCATATGCGGCTTCCTCCGATGCGTGCCCAGCTCCAGGCCTGCAACTTGTTGATGATCAACAGCAAGACAAACGAAATCAGCAGCATGACGGAGGCGATAGCCGAGGCCCCGGCATAGTCATACTCCTCCAGATGACTCATGATCATCAGCGGCGCGATTTCCGAAACCATCGGCAAATTTCCGGCGATAAAGATGACGGAGCCGTACTCCCCTACCCCGCGGGCAAAGGCCAGGGCGAAGCCGGTGAGCAGCGCCGGGATCAGGGTAGGCCACAACACTCGCGCGAAGGTTTGCCAGCGATTGGCCCCCAGGCTGGCGGCGGCCTCTTCCTGTTCGGTCTCCGCCTCCCGCAGCACGGGCTGCAGGGTGCGCACCACGAAGGGCAGCCCGATGAAGGTGAGGGCGATCACCACCCCTATGGGGTTGTAGGCGAGCTCTATACCAAAGGGAGCAACCCACTGACCTATCCAGCCGTTGGGGGCGAAGATGGCACACAGGGCAATGCCGGAGACGGCGGTGGGCATGGCGAACGGCAGGTCGATCAGCGCATCCACCAACCGGCGACCGGGGAAGCTGTATCGAACCAGCACCCAGGCCAGGATCAGCCCGAACAGGCTGTTGAGCAGGGCGGCGATAAAGGCAGCCCCGAAGCTGAGGCGAAAGGAGGCGAGCACCCGGGGGGAGCCTATCACCTGCCAGAACTCGGCGGCCGTCAGGTTGTTTACCGCGAACAGCACCAGCGCCGAGAGTGGCAACAGCACCAGTATGCTCAGGTAGAGCAGGCTGAAGCCCAGGGTCGGCCCCAGGCCAGGGAGGACGGAATAAGAACTTAATCGCATAACACATCCATTTGTTATAAAAACTTTCGATACGCTGATTCTGCTCACGAGCGCCAGGGACAACAAACACCAATAACGCCTTTGCTAAGCACTTTTTTGTCTAACAACGGCAAATCAGGGCTTTTAGAGCGATAAATATAAAAAAAGGTCTTTTATATAAATAAAAGACCTAACAAACGGAGCGGTGAAACCTGAGCTGCAAAGACAGTCACTATGGGATCAGGGTGGCGAGCCTGTCTGATATCTTGCGGGAACTCTCCTTGTCATATGGGTCGAGGATCAGCGGAAGCTGAGGGCCGCCCGCCTATCCCATTCGGTCGAGACGGGATCCACCACCATCTCGGCCCTGTGATGAAGGGTGTTCAGCAGGTTGAGCCCCTGACTCCACTCCCCATGACCGGACTGGGCATTGATGTGGCCCACCTCGCCGGCATCGAACAGCGGCACCTGCCACTGACGACTCCAATACTCGGCACGTTCGAAGCTCATCCAGGGATCGTTGCGGCTGGCGATGAGCTGGGCGGACACCTTGATGGATCCCGCCAGCACCTCGTCCGGGATGCCGAAGCGGGCCGGATCAGCGGGAGCCACTATCAGGATGGAAGAGACCTTGTCCGGTTGCAGCCGGGCGGCGGCAATCGCCGTCAGGGCGCCGAAGGAGTGGGCCACCAGGTGGACCCGGCTGCGGCGGCTTCTAAGCTTGCTCGCCAGCTTGGCACTCCAGACGGTGAGGTCCGGCTTGTCCCAGGGCAGACCCAGCATCCGCTGCCACTGGGGAAATTGCTGGTGCCAGCGACTCTGCCAGTGATCCGGCCCACTGTTGTGCAGACCGGGAACCAGAAGGACCTTGTTCATCATGGTGCTCCTATCTGTTGTCACAGGGGCCAGTCACTGTCAGCGGCCCGGTTGGTAGATCTGGTCGAACAGCCCACCCTGGGCGAAGTGTTTCTTCTGTGCCTTGTCCCAATCCCCTTCCAGATCCTTGACGGTAAAGAGCGCCAGCTGCGGGAACTGGGCCGCCGTCTCCTTGAGGATCGCCGGGTTGCTCGGGCGATAGTGGTACTTGGCGATGATCCGCTGTCCCTCGTCGGAATAGAGGTAGTCAAGGTAGCCCTTGGCGACCGCTTCGGTGCCGTGCTTCTTGGCTACCTTGTCCACCACGGCAACGGGGGGTTCGGCCAGGATGGAGACCGAGGGCACCACGAGCTCGAACTTGTCGCTGGTCCCCGGCTGATTCAGCACCAGCAGGGCTTCGTTCTCCCAGGCCAGCAAGACGTCGCCGAGGCCTCGCTCGATGAAGCTGGTGGTGGCGCCCCGGGCGCCGGAATCCAGCACCTTCACGTTCTTGAACAGATCGCCGACAAACTGCCTGGCCCCCTCTTCAGTGCCGCTCTTCTTCAGGGCATAGCCCCAGGCAGCCAGGTAATTCCAGCGCGCACCGCCGGAGGTCTTGGGGTTGGGAGTCACGATGGCGACATCCTTGCGAACCAGATCGCCCCAGTCCTTGATCTGCTTGGGGTTACCCTTGCGCACCAGGAAGACGATGGTGGAGGTATAGGGAGACGCATTGTTGGCAAGGCGCCCCTCCCAATCGCTGGCGGTAAGACCCGCCTTGGCCACGGCATCGACATCATAGGCCAGCGCCAGGGACACCACGTCAGCCTCCAGGCCGTCCACCACGGCACGCGCCTGCTTGCCGGAGCCACCGTGTGACTGGCTTACCACCACATCATCGCCCGTCTTGGCCTTCCACTCCTTGGCAAAGGCGCTGTTGTATTCCTGGAACAGCTCGCGGGTCGGATCATAAGAGACGTTGAGCAGGCGCACCTCGGCCGCATTGGCCTGGCCGAGTGCCAGCAGAGAGAGCAGGGTCAGGGCGGTCATTCGCAATTTCATGGTGATACTCCATATCGTTGGGTTGAGTACAGAATGCCGCTTTCCACATATATCAGGAAGAAAGAAAAAGCGCTTTGCTTATCTCTTTTACGCATATTAGGCTAGCCGCCATTGCATACTCGCTGCCGCGAACCATCACCCCGGTCCCCCTGGTCGCCCCATTCTCCACTCATCACCGTCAGATTGCAGACACGAAAAAAGCCCAGTCTTTCGACTGGGCTTGCTGACTTGCATGCTGAAGGTGCATAGCAAAAAGGCCTTCCCGTGAGGGAAGGCCTTTCAAATTAGTGGCGGAGCGGACGGGACTCGAACCCGCGACCCCCGGCGTGACAGGCCGGTATTCTAACCGACTGAACTACCGCTCCGCATTCGGTTAGCTTGCGCTAAATCTTTTGCCGCTTCTATGAGGTGTCATCCTCTCGGCCAATCATGCAATGTGTGCACAACTGTTTAATTGGGTGCCTGGCAGTGTCCTACTCTCGCATGGCGAATGCCACACTACCATCGGCGCTACCGCGTTTCACTTCTGAGTTCGGCATGGGATCAGGTGGTTCCACGGCGCTATGGCCGCCAGGCAAATTCTTCAATCTCGGAAAGCTGACGTGAGTAACGACTGATTGGCTGTTGCCTCGTCGCTATCACTGAATTTGAGTAGTTCGTTCATTCGCTACAAGGCCCAGAACACTTCTTGGGTGTTGTATGGTTAAGCCTCACGGGTAATTAGTATGGGTTAGCTCAACACGTCGCCGCGCTTACACACCCCACCTATCAACGTTGTGGTCTCCAACGGCCCTTTAGGACCCTCAAGGGGTCAGGGATGACTCATCTCAGGGCTCGCTTCCCGCTTAGATGCTTTCAGCGGTTATCGATTCCGAACTTAGCTACCGGGCAGTGCCACTGGCGTGACAACCCGAACACCAGAGGTTCGTTCACTCCGGTCCTCTCGTACTAGGAGCAACTCCCTTCAATCATCCAACGCCCACGGCAGATAGGGACCGAACTGTCTCACGACGTTCTGAACCCAGCTCGCGTACCACTTTAAATGGCGAACAGCCATACCCTTGGGACCGACTTCAGCCCCAGGATGTGATGAGCCGACATCGAGGTGCCAAACACCGCCGTCGATATGAACTCTTGGGCGGTATCAGCCTGTTATCCCCGGAGTACCTTTTATCCGTTGAGCGATGGCCCTTCCATTCAGAACCACCGGATCACTATGACCTACTTTCGTACCTGCTCGACCTGTCCGTCTCGCAGTTAAGCTGGCTTATGCCATTGCACTAACCTCCTGATGTCCGACCAGGATTAGCCAACCTTCGTGCTCCTCCGTTACTCTTTGGGAGGAGACCGCCCCAGTCAAACTACCCACCAGGCACTGTCCGCGAGCCCGATTCAGGGCCCTGCGTTAGAACATCAAACATACAAGGGTGGTATTTCAAGGACGGCTCCAGCGCAACTGGCGTCACGCCTTCAAAGCCTCCCACCTATCCTACACATGTAGGTTCAATGTTCAGTGCCAAGCTGTAGTAAAGGTTCACGGGGTCTTTCCGTCTAGCCGCGGGTACACCGCATCTTCACGGCGAATTCGATTTCACTGAGTCTCGGGTGGAGACAGCATGGCCATGGTTACACCATTCGTGCAGGTCGGAACTTACCCGACAAGGAATTTCGCTACCTTAGGACCGTTATAGTTACGGCCGCCGTTTACCGGGGCTTCGATCAAGAGCTTCGCTTGCGCTAACCCCATCAATTAACCTTCCGGCACCGGGCAGGTGTCACACCCTATACGTCCACTTTCGTGTTTGCAGAGTGCTGTGTTTTTGATAAACAGTCCCAGCCATCTGGTCACTGCGACTCCCAACTGCTCCATCCGCAAGGGACTTCACTGTCAAGAGCGAACCTTCTCCCGAAGTTACGGTTCTATTTTGCCTAGTTCCTTCACCCGAGTTCTCTCAAGCGCCTTGGTATTCTCTACCCGACCACCTGTGTCGGTTTGGGGTACGATGACTTGTAATCTGAAGCTTAGAGGCTTTTCCTGGAAGCAGGGCATCAATGGCTTCACCACCGTAGTGGCTTCGTCTCGTGTCTCAGTGTTGTGTCTCCGGATTTGCCTAGAAACACCACCTACGCACTTTCACCAGGACAACCGTCGCCTGGCCCACCTAGCCTTCTCCGTCCCCCCATCGCAATTACAAGTCGTGCAGGAATATTAACCTGCTTCCCATCGATTACGCCTTTCGGCCTCACCTTAGGGGTCGACTCACCCTGCCCCGATTAACGTTGGACAGGAACCCTTGGTCTTCCGGCGAGGAGGCTTTTCACCCCCTTTATCGTTACTTACGTCAGCATTCGCACTTCTGATATCTCCAGCATACCTCTCGATACACCTTCGCAGACTTACAGAACGCTCCCCTACCACTCACACATAAGTGTGAATCCGCGGCTTCGGTGCCTGGTTTGAGCCCCGTTACATCTTCCGCGCAGGCCGACTCGACTAGTGAGCTATTACGCTTTCTTTAAATGATGGCTGCTTCTAAGCCAACATCCTAGCTGTCTGAGCCTTCCCACATCGTTTCCCACTTAACCAGAACTTTGGGACCTTAGCCGGCGGTCTGGGTTGTTTCCCTCTTCACGACGGACGTTAGCACCCGCCGTGTGTCTCCCGGATATTACTTACTGGTATTCGGAGTTTGCATGGAGTTGGTAAGTCGGGATGACCCCCTAGTCCAAACAGTGCTCTACCCCCAGTAGTATTCGTCCGAGGCGCTACCTAAATAGCTTTCGGGGAGAACCAGCTATCTCCGAGTTTGATTGGCCTTTCACCCCCAGCCACAGGTCATCCCCTAACTTTGCAACGTTAGTGGGTTCGGTCCTCCAGTTGATGTTACTCAACCTTCAACCTGCCCATGGCTAGATCACCCGGTTTCGGGTCTACACCTTGCAACTAGACGCCCAGTTAAGACTCGGTTTCCCTACGGCTCCCCTATACGGTTAACCTCGCTACAAAATGTAAGTCGCTGACCCATTATACAAAAGGTACGCAGTCACCCCGAAGGGCTCCCACTGCTTGTACGTACACGGTTTCAGGTTCTATTTCACTCCCCTCACAGGGGTTCTTTTCGCCTTTCCCTCACGGTACTGGTTCACTATCGGTCAGTCAGGAGTATTTAGCCTTGGAGGATGGTCCCCCCATATTCAGACAGGATGTCACGTGTCCCGCCCTACTCGATTTCACATCAAGGTTGTTTTCGTGTACGGGGCTATCACCCTGTATCGCCGGCCTTTCCAGGACCATTCCACTAACTTCCAAGAAACTTAAGGGCTAATCCCCGTTCGCTCGCCGCTACTGAGGGAATCTCGGTTGATTTCTTTTCCTCGGGGTACTTAGATGTTTCAGTTCTCCCGGTTCGCCTCGTTGCACTATGTATTCATGCAACGATACCCAAGTTATCTTGGGTGGGTTTCCCCATTCGGAAATCTGTGAGTAATAGCGTCTCTTACCGACTTCTCACAGCTTATCGCAGGTTAGTACGTCCTTCATCGCCTCTGACTGCCAAGGCATCCACCATGTACGCTTAGTCACTTAACCATACAACCCCAAGAAGTGTCGGTGAAACCGGCACGGCTTGTTGTCGTACAACAAGGACCAAAAATAAATTTTGGTTTTCGCCAAGAAGTTTCCAAAGCACTTGTAACAAATGTTTGAGAACTACTTTTTAAATCAGCTTTCCAGATTGTTAAAGAGCATGTTTGCAACGGCACGAGGCCGAAGAAAACAGACATAAACATGTAGTGCTTATGTCTGCATTCTTGTTAGCAAGAAGAGAAGTGGCGTCCCCTAGGGGATTCGAACCCCTGTTACCGCCGTGAAAGGGCGGTGTCCTAGGCCTCTAGACGAAGGGGACCCGGATTTGTCTTTGCGCTTGCGCGCAGGTGATTGGGTAACGGCTCACGCCATTATTCACATCCCAACACCCAACAAAAGGGCTTCTCTTGTTCAACTTGCGTTGAACAAGCACTAGCGCATCTCTGCACTAGGTCTTTGCTCTAACTACTTTGAATCAAGGCAATCTGTGTGAACACTCAACAACTTCGACATCTTAAGGTAAGGAGGTGATCCAACCCCAGGTTCCCCTAGGGTTACCTTGTTACGACTTCACCCCAGTCATGAATCACACCGTGGTAAACGCCCTCCCGAAGGTTAAGCTATCTACTTCTGGTGCAACCCACTCCCATGGTGTGACGGGCGGTGTGTACAAGGCCCGGGAACGTATTCACCGCAACATTCTGATTTGCGATTACTAGCGATTCCGACTTCACGGAGTCGAGTTGCAGACTCCGATCCGGACTACGACGCGCTTTTTGGGATTCGCTCACTATCGCTAGCTTGCAGCCCTCTGTACGCGCCATTGTAGCACGTGTGTAGCCCTGGCCGTAAGGGCCATGATGACTTGACGTCATCCCCACCTTCCTCCGGTTTATCACCGGCAGTCTCCCTTGAGTTCCCACCATTACGTGCTGGCAACAAAGGACAGGGGTTGCGCTCGTTGCGGGACTTAACCCAACATCTCACGACACGAGCTGACGACAGCCATGCAGCACCTGTGTTCTGATTCCCGAAGGCACTCCCGCATCTCTGCAGGATTCCAGACATGTCAAGGCCAGGTAAGGTTCTTCGCGTTGCATCGAATTAAACCACATGCTCCACCGCTTGTGCGGGCCCCCGTCAATTCATTTGAGTTTTAACCTTGCGGCCGTACTCCCCAGGCGGTCGATTTAACGCGTTAGCTCCGGAAGCCACGTCTCAAGGACACAGCCTCCAAATCGACATCGTTTACGGCGTGGACTACCAGGGTATCTAATCCTGTTTGCTCCCCACGCTTTCGCACCTGAGCGTCAGTCTTTGTCCAGGGGGCCGCCTTCGCCACCGGTATTCCTCCAGATCTCTACGCATTTCACCGCTACACCTGGAATTCTACCCCCCTCTACAAGACTCTAGCTGGACAGTTTTAAATGCAATTCCCAGGTTGAGCCCGGGGCTTTCACATCTAACTTATCCAACCGCCTGCGTGCGCTTTACGCCCAGTAATTCCGATTAACGCTTGCACCCTCCGTATTACCGCGGCTGCTGGCACGGAGTTAGCCGGTGCTTCTTCTGCGAGTAACGTCACAGCTGATACGTATTAGGCATCAACCTTTCCTCCTCGCTGAAAGTGCTTTACAACCCGAAGGCCTTCTTCACACACGCGGCATGGCTGCATCAGGGTTTCCCCCATTGTGCAATATTCCCCACTGCTGCCTCCCGTAGGAGTCTGGACCGTGTCTCAGTTCCAGTGTGGCTGATCATCCTCTCAGACCAGCTAGGGATCGTCGCCTTGGTGAGCCATTACCTCACCAACAAGCTAATCCCACCTGGGCATATCCAATCGCGCAAGGCCCGAAGGTCCCCTGCTTTCCCCCGTAGGGCGTATGCGGTATTAGCAGTCGTTTCCAACTGTTATCCCCCTCGACTGGGCAATTTCCCAGGCATTACTCACCCGTCCGCCGCTCGCCGGCAAAAGTAGCAAGCTACTTTCCCGCTGCCGCTCGACTTGCATGTGTTAGGCCTGCCGCCAGCGTTCAATCTGAGCCATGATCAAACTCTTCAATTTAAGTTTGGTTTGCTTCGCGCCATTACCGGAGTAACGACATTCAGCGGCTCAATGAATTGCTGAAATAAACTGTGACAACCGAAGTTGTCTTGGTCACTTCACCAGACATTGAAAATCAAAAATTGTTTTTGATGTTCGATGCTGTGAGTGCCCACACAGATTGCTTGATTCAAATTGTTAAAGAGCGACGCAACAGTTCGTTGCTGCGGGAGTGGAATTCTACTCAACCGCCTTCTCGAGTCAAGCCTTATTTTCAAAGGTTTTTCGAGGTTGTCGACCGGGTTGTTTGCGTTGCCGCTTGCCCTGTCGATGGAGGCGCATTATAGGGAGCTGGCTCGGATTGGCAAGGGTGATTTCGCATAAAATTCGCATTTCCAGCTCAACCGCTCACCAATCAACCAAGGCGGTGTTTTAATGTTCAAACAGGGTTCCGTATGCAGGCACTTTCTACCCCTTGCCAGGTCAAGGGGGTCGGTAGATCAAGGTTGTATCGAATTGCCTTTCCCGAACGCCACAACCATGGTGATCGGGATCCGGCCTTCGGGTAACATAGCGCCCCTTTGCGATTCTCACACTCTTGGGCTTTGGAGAGTTTAATGCCTTTTGCACTTGGCCAGCGTTGGATTAGTGATACAGAGACGGATCTGGGGTTGGGGACTGTCGTTGCTGTTGAAGGACGCATGGTTACCCTGTTGTTTCCGGCTACCGGTGAAAACCGCATGTATGCCAAAGAAGAGGCGCCGGTCACCCGGGTCAGCTTCAATGTGGGCGATCAGATAGCCAGTCACGAAGACTGGACCATGACGGTCGAAGAAGTGCAGGAGAAAG from Aeromonas rivipollensis carries:
- a CDS encoding sulfate/molybdate ABC transporter ATP-binding protein; this encodes MSIQVQRLNKHFNQYAALADINLDFHDGELVALLGPSGCGKTTLLRIIAGLEQADSGNVIIRGEDASDLHVRERNVGFVFQHYALFRHMTVFENVAFGLRVKPRAERPAEEAIRARVKELLDLVQLSHVAGRYPTQLSGGQRQRVALARALAVQPKVLLLDEPFGALDAQVRKELRRWLRELHDELHVTSLFVTHDQEEALEVADRVVLMNAGRVEQIGTPAEVYDQPATAFVHSFLGSVNLFRGRVAGQGLGIGEQQLGGPISSQLAQGSAAIAYVRPHELEILPADAPGGISATITRLLPMGPRIRVELRGDGETRGAHYEAELSKEAARAFAPGQGVRLVARHAQLYPDYQI
- the cysW gene encoding sulfate ABC transporter permease subunit CysW, with the translated sequence MNASNASLDLALDGAPVTQVRQPAVTREPVWVKWLLISVGLGWFAALLLLPLATVFIQALSPGLAFFWHAISEPDALSALGLTALVTLCSVPLNLLFGLAAAWAIARFRFPGRQLLITIIDLPFSVSPVIAGLMFVLMFGSRGWFGDWLSEHDIKIIFATPGIILATTFITVPFVVRELLPQMEARGPEEEEAAIMLGASGLQMFWRVTLPGIRWSLMYGLLLCTARAVGEFGAVSVVSGHIRGQTNTLPLHIEILYNEYQTGAAFAVASLLALFGIFTLLGETLLARLRAQPTQSH
- the cysT gene encoding sulfate ABC transporter permease subunit CysT; amino-acid sequence: MRLSSYSVLPGLGPTLGFSLLYLSILVLLPLSALVLFAVNNLTAAEFWQVIGSPRVLASFRLSFGAAFIAALLNSLFGLILAWVLVRYSFPGRRLVDALIDLPFAMPTAVSGIALCAIFAPNGWIGQWVAPFGIELAYNPIGVVIALTFIGLPFVVRTLQPVLREAETEQEEAAASLGANRWQTFARVLWPTLIPALLTGFALAFARGVGEYGSVIFIAGNLPMVSEIAPLMIMSHLEEYDYAGASAIASVMLLISFVLLLIINKLQAWSWARIGGSRI
- a CDS encoding alpha/beta hydrolase, which produces MNKVLLVPGLHNSGPDHWQSRWHQQFPQWQRMLGLPWDKPDLTVWSAKLASKLRSRRSRVHLVAHSFGALTAIAAARLQPDKVSSILIVAPADPARFGIPDEVLAGSIKVSAQLIASRNDPWMSFERAEYWSRQWQVPLFDAGEVGHINAQSGHGEWSQGLNLLNTLHHRAEMVVDPVSTEWDRRAALSFR
- a CDS encoding sulfate ABC transporter substrate-binding protein — its product is MKLRMTALTLLSLLALGQANAAEVRLLNVSYDPTRELFQEYNSAFAKEWKAKTGDDVVVSQSHGGSGKQARAVVDGLEADVVSLALAYDVDAVAKAGLTASDWEGRLANNASPYTSTIVFLVRKGNPKQIKDWGDLVRKDVAIVTPNPKTSGGARWNYLAAWGYALKKSGTEEGARQFVGDLFKNVKVLDSGARGATTSFIERGLGDVLLAWENEALLVLNQPGTSDKFELVVPSVSILAEPPVAVVDKVAKKHGTEAVAKGYLDYLYSDEGQRIIAKYHYRPSNPAILKETAAQFPQLALFTVKDLEGDWDKAQKKHFAQGGLFDQIYQPGR